The following are encoded in a window of Clostridium thermarum genomic DNA:
- a CDS encoding NTP transferase domain-containing protein, which translates to MNKIMFDILLLLKGGENWDVKRYARKLFKPYSIIEQEYRSLVYDKYVAENKLTKKGEQYLNEHKIDNAVILAAGVSSRFVPLCFEKPKALLKVKGEVMIERQIRQLKEAGISEIIIVVGHMKDMFSYLVEKYGVKLIETDTYKVRNNHASVYAAREYLRNTIITSADLYFNENIFQKYAYDAYYCTVYREGITDERGIETDIYDRIINTFYGAADTWITLGYAYFNERFSRNFLEILEKEYDYPKTMQKFWADIQDNHLSELYMYAKRCHGNIIYEFDSLEELREFDTSYCNDAQSPLLRQIANTLKTSENNLKDFKPITKEDLGRGFTFTFEQKRYICRITNDSKIIEINRYDDKIQELVNLTESFISYYDKTLPLCAAENVISPFANMPLSMGFQERYIVGNTYSYLEQDNFIGSTYLLPFYQMISEQCFKLFGAKYSDARTLTGMNCLMMVLTSLAKIGDRILIQGSSAGGHASVKPIAERLGLKVGEVPFDYEKQDVDYEKLNQQLHNEKIDFVLLAPSDIIHPFEVEKVDTTKTTLLYDASQLLGLIAADLIDNPLKSVDNMVMFGGTHKTFPGPASGLIMTNNDELHSRLETSINPIYIRHTQMHQKVSLLFAMIEFETFGRAYEEHIVELSNALSEELEKRGFSVGKAYDNKYTSTHEVFIYTDKEAMDRIYENSIRFGVTLNKKHKKLFRGYGIRLGTQEIARYGWPKDSMQTIADIICEISFPNVDDGKVRRLLSGLPPKKIQYTFDDATEAYFKRFI; encoded by the coding sequence ATGAATAAGATAATGTTTGATATTTTGCTCCTTTTGAAGGGTGGAGAAAATTGGGATGTCAAGCGATATGCCAGAAAGCTATTTAAACCTTATTCTATTATAGAACAAGAATATAGAAGTCTTGTTTATGATAAATATGTTGCTGAAAATAAACTTACTAAAAAGGGGGAGCAATATTTAAACGAGCATAAGATAGATAATGCTGTTATATTGGCTGCAGGTGTATCGTCACGTTTTGTTCCCCTCTGCTTTGAAAAACCAAAGGCACTTTTAAAGGTAAAAGGTGAAGTAATGATTGAAAGGCAAATACGTCAGCTTAAGGAAGCCGGAATATCAGAAATTATAATTGTTGTAGGGCACATGAAAGATATGTTTTCATACCTTGTTGAAAAATATGGTGTCAAGTTAATTGAAACTGATACCTATAAGGTGCGCAATAATCATGCAAGTGTTTATGCTGCAAGAGAGTATCTTAGAAATACAATAATTACCTCTGCGGACTTATACTTCAATGAAAATATATTTCAAAAGTATGCATACGATGCCTATTATTGTACTGTTTACAGAGAAGGTATAACTGATGAACGAGGAATTGAAACAGATATATATGACCGAATTATAAACACTTTTTATGGAGCAGCGGATACTTGGATAACATTAGGATATGCATATTTTAATGAGAGATTTTCTCGAAACTTTTTAGAAATACTTGAAAAGGAATATGATTATCCTAAGACTATGCAAAAATTCTGGGCAGATATTCAAGATAACCATCTCAGCGAGCTTTATATGTATGCAAAGCGTTGCCATGGTAATATCATTTATGAATTTGATTCACTTGAAGAACTTCGCGAATTTGATACATCATATTGTAATGATGCACAATCGCCATTGCTTCGGCAAATAGCCAATACTTTAAAAACAAGTGAGAACAATCTTAAAGATTTCAAACCTATAACAAAAGAAGATCTTGGACGCGGTTTTACATTTACGTTTGAACAAAAGAGATATATATGTCGCATAACAAATGATTCGAAAATTATTGAGATAAATCGATATGACGATAAAATACAAGAATTAGTTAATTTAACGGAAAGTTTTATTAGCTATTACGATAAAACTTTACCTTTATGTGCTGCTGAAAATGTTATTTCACCTTTTGCTAATATGCCCTTATCCATGGGATTCCAAGAAAGATATATTGTTGGAAATACTTATTCTTATTTAGAACAGGATAACTTCATTGGAAGCACATATTTACTTCCGTTTTATCAAATGATTTCTGAGCAGTGCTTTAAATTATTCGGAGCTAAATACTCTGATGCAAGGACACTTACAGGTATGAATTGTCTTATGATGGTGCTTACATCATTAGCTAAAATTGGGGATAGAATTTTGATTCAGGGATCTTCTGCCGGAGGTCACGCATCTGTTAAGCCTATTGCAGAAAGGTTAGGACTTAAGGTTGGTGAAGTGCCCTTTGACTATGAGAAGCAAGATGTGGATTACGAAAAATTAAATCAACAACTACATAATGAAAAAATTGATTTTGTTTTACTTGCACCATCTGACATTATACATCCATTTGAGGTGGAAAAAGTTGATACAACAAAAACAACTTTATTATATGATGCAAGTCAATTACTGGGTTTAATTGCAGCAGATTTAATTGATAATCCATTAAAATCTGTTGATAATATGGTTATGTTTGGAGGAACACATAAAACATTTCCTGGTCCTGCAAGTGGCCTGATAATGACAAATAATGATGAACTCCATAGTAGATTAGAAACAAGTATTAACCCTATTTATATACGTCATACACAAATGCATCAGAAGGTAAGCTTATTATTTGCTATGATAGAATTTGAAACATTTGGTAGAGCATATGAGGAACATATTGTAGAACTTTCAAATGCTCTTTCAGAGGAGCTAGAAAAACGAGGATTTAGTGTTGGAAAAGCTTATGATAACAAATATACAAGTACACATGAGGTTTTCATATATACAGATAAAGAAGCTATGGATAGAATATATGAGAATAGTATACGCTTTGGTGTTACATTAAATAAGAAACACAAGAAATTATTCCGTGGTTATGGAATTAGACTTGGTACACAGGAAATAGCCCGTTACGGTTGGCCAAAGGATTCAATGCAAACAATTGCAGATATAATATGTGAAATTTCTTTTCCAAATGTTGATGATGGAAAAGTTAGGCGATTACTATCAGGACTGCCACCTAAAAAAATACAGTATACTTTTGATGATGCAACTGAAGCATATTTTAAAAGATTTATATGA
- a CDS encoding glycosyltransferase family 2 protein, with protein sequence MPKVSIIMPSLNVVKYIEQCMESVINQTLKDIEIIAVDAGSTDGTLEILRKYELHDNRVQIIHADKKSYGYQVNLGISVANGDYIGIVETDDYIDLKMYETLYTLAVESKADYVKGSAVRFLGLTGDRKYCTKIEVFTVKEFAQHNGLITINPSVTPELILKDYYLWTGIYRNDFAKSILLNQTPGAAYQDIGFLLQTFCKAKKAVYIDKIFYYYRQDNPSASGYNPKAFHFLVQEYKHVDNLLQGQDEKWHALSYCKMFRQTNQRIRLMAISGVFWDSAISDLKNISDKLKVAISTNEIAAENLTAKEWAELDLIVQNPRELYEYHKTAETERCGKLSILLEKISAADQIVVFGCGILGNFVLALLDLNGIDKIGAYCDNNSDLWKKDLQGKPIISPAQAVQDYPNGTYIVANRTHCQEIKKQLVGMGISDDNIYEYTLGADPILLNKIYLNS encoded by the coding sequence ATGCCAAAAGTCTCAATAATAATGCCCTCCTTAAATGTAGTAAAATATATTGAACAGTGTATGGAAAGTGTAATAAACCAAACACTAAAGGATATAGAAATTATTGCTGTAGATGCAGGTTCAACAGACGGAACTCTTGAAATTTTAAGAAAATATGAATTACACGATAATAGAGTTCAGATTATACACGCAGATAAAAAAAGCTACGGTTATCAGGTAAACTTAGGAATTTCGGTGGCTAATGGAGATTATATCGGAATTGTAGAAACTGATGATTATATAGATTTAAAAATGTATGAAACTTTATATACCCTTGCTGTAGAATCAAAAGCGGATTATGTTAAGGGAAGTGCAGTAAGGTTTTTAGGGTTGACAGGAGATAGAAAGTATTGCACTAAAATTGAAGTTTTTACAGTTAAAGAATTTGCTCAGCATAATGGTTTAATTACTATTAATCCAAGCGTAACACCGGAACTTATTCTTAAAGACTATTACTTATGGACTGGTATATATAGAAATGATTTTGCTAAATCTATACTATTGAATCAAACTCCCGGTGCTGCATATCAAGACATTGGTTTTCTTCTTCAGACCTTTTGCAAAGCCAAGAAGGCTGTTTACATAGATAAAATATTTTATTATTATCGTCAAGATAATCCAAGTGCTTCAGGATATAATCCTAAAGCTTTTCACTTCCTTGTTCAAGAATATAAACATGTAGATAATCTGCTTCAAGGTCAAGATGAAAAATGGCATGCATTAAGCTATTGTAAAATGTTTCGACAAACAAATCAAAGAATCAGGTTGATGGCAATCTCTGGTGTGTTTTGGGATTCTGCTATATCAGATCTGAAAAATATATCTGATAAATTAAAAGTAGCAATTAGTACAAATGAAATTGCAGCTGAAAATTTAACAGCCAAAGAATGGGCGGAGTTGGACTTAATTGTTCAAAACCCTAGGGAGCTATATGAGTATCATAAAACGGCTGAAACAGAAAGATGTGGTAAGCTTTCTATTTTATTAGAAAAAATTTCTGCTGCTGATCAAATTGTTGTTTTTGGATGTGGCATATTAGGGAATTTTGTTCTGGCTTTACTTGATTTAAATGGCATAGATAAAATTGGAGCATATTGTGACAATAATTCTGATTTGTGGAAAAAAGACTTGCAAGGCAAGCCAATAATTTCACCAGCACAGGCTGTTCAGGACTATCCCAATGGAACATACATTGTTGCTAACAGGACTCATTGTCAGGAAATAAAGAAGCAATTAGTGGGCATGGGTATTTCTGATGATAATATTTATGAATATACCCTGGGGGCAGATCCTATACTGTTGAATAAGATTTATTTGAATAGCTGA
- a CDS encoding rhamnan synthesis F family protein, with protein sequence MSSTFENTEQLSCILPADYSIDSYYERILTKRIAVVMHMHYFDTFDKYKQYIDNIPKEIHIYFTTSNNEIRKKIELFLEHRKNCMIIEKNNRGRDISSFLVACRKEILKYEYVCFLHDKREKDPSMKKDIDRWIYSQWENMLGTSTYIYNVLSYFDKNSQIGLLLPPIPIGEHLSFLYRNNWYNNYDNTIKLAKRLDLHCNVNKEISPMALGTVYWARVDALKKLLEYEWKYEDFDAEPLADDGTISHAIERILEYVAKDAGYESKWVMTDRYAQERLGDFTNVLSKAFERLRKSLGLRNIYDLDRFDYKALELKEICQNYKKVYIYGAGIFGRDCLHFMKAIDVRIDAFIVTNMAGNESEIENISVYSLNEIEFDNETIVIVAVKKEYQEEIFKKLKENGLPTSAICNWRQY encoded by the coding sequence ATGAGCAGTACATTTGAAAATACTGAACAACTAAGTTGTATCCTTCCAGCTGACTATTCAATAGATAGTTATTATGAGAGAATTTTAACCAAACGTATAGCTGTAGTTATGCATATGCATTATTTCGATACTTTTGATAAATATAAACAATACATTGATAATATTCCGAAGGAGATTCATATTTATTTTACAACCTCAAATAATGAAATAAGAAAGAAAATTGAGCTTTTTCTTGAACATAGAAAAAATTGTATGATAATAGAGAAGAATAACCGTGGTAGAGATATAAGTTCTTTTTTAGTAGCTTGCCGCAAAGAAATTCTAAAATATGAATATGTTTGCTTTTTGCATGACAAAAGGGAAAAAGATCCATCAATGAAAAAGGATATAGACAGATGGATATATAGTCAGTGGGAAAATATGTTAGGAACTTCTACATATATTTATAATGTGCTTTCCTATTTTGATAAAAATTCACAGATAGGATTGCTACTTCCTCCAATTCCTATTGGGGAGCATTTATCTTTCTTATATAGAAATAATTGGTACAATAATTATGATAATACAATTAAATTAGCAAAACGTTTGGATTTGCATTGTAATGTTAATAAAGAAATATCCCCTATGGCTTTAGGAACAGTGTATTGGGCTAGAGTTGATGCTTTAAAAAAGCTGTTAGAATATGAATGGAAATATGAGGATTTTGATGCAGAACCATTAGCTGATGATGGAACTATAAGTCATGCAATCGAACGAATATTGGAGTATGTAGCTAAGGATGCAGGATATGAGAGTAAATGGGTTATGACAGATCGTTATGCACAAGAGAGGTTGGGAGATTTTACAAATGTCTTATCTAAGGCATTTGAAAGACTTAGAAAGTCATTAGGTCTTCGGAACATATATGATCTAGATAGATTTGATTATAAGGCACTCGAATTAAAGGAAATTTGCCAGAATTATAAAAAGGTTTATATATACGGAGCAGGTATATTTGGAAGAGATTGTCTTCACTTTATGAAGGCTATAGATGTAAGAATAGATGCTTTTATTGTTACAAATATGGCAGGAAATGAGTCAGAAATTGAAAACATTTCAGTATATTCTTTAAATGAAATTGAGTTTGACAACGAAACAATTGTAATTGTAGCTGTAAAAAAAGAATATCAAGAGGAGATTTTTAAGAAATTAAAGGAAAATGGGTTGCCTACAAGTGCAATATGCAATTGGCGTCAATACTGA
- a CDS encoding CDP-glycerol glycerophosphotransferase family protein has protein sequence MDIIQNILNERNRRFGIEKFNFQTWEEFERIKKNKSVFLFGIGIGADFFIENYTGSIVGLIDNDKKKHGLPIDLFIDEIALDKCQEKKVLDVSILNQYKNDDIVILITNLKSCEQIAEQLESIGISNYFSLLAMEGLKKVFSDTAQDYDSDNIIKECTKRIEQNKIVFYTMGGYSGHGKYIAEQLSKLRDDLDIVWIIDDLKILKDPALHIPKGIRYVYLRNRKQYIYQMETAKIWIYDDMIPLYIHKRPGQIYVQVKHWPSITLKTFGFDLTTFRNEEGEIAVCKHNSAMIDYILTGSKFDTDTCRSGFGFQGEVVQVGSPRSDIIFYEITHKQKICRYYDLDNEKKILLYAPTFRCKQGVYYKPDVYETNIDYELLLKKLSGRFFGDWRILLRLHPVVSEASKNIKQPDYVIDASNYHDSQELVAAADIMITDYSSIMFEPAFVRKPVFLFAPDRKEYINGERKLLIDYDTLPFPIAESNEELAHNIENFDQEEYVNKVDKFMEKYGVHEDGHASERAAKFISDLLDDKRS, from the coding sequence ATGGATATAATACAAAATATATTAAATGAAAGAAATCGTAGATTTGGAATAGAAAAATTTAATTTTCAGACATGGGAAGAGTTTGAGAGAATTAAGAAAAATAAATCTGTATTTTTATTTGGTATTGGCATCGGTGCTGATTTCTTTATTGAAAATTATACTGGTAGCATTGTTGGTTTAATTGATAATGATAAAAAAAAGCATGGGCTTCCAATAGATTTGTTTATTGACGAAATTGCATTAGATAAGTGTCAAGAAAAGAAAGTTTTGGATGTATCCATATTAAATCAATATAAAAATGATGATATAGTTATCTTAATTACTAATCTTAAATCATGTGAACAAATTGCAGAACAGCTTGAAAGTATAGGAATTAGCAATTATTTTTCTTTACTTGCAATGGAGGGGTTAAAAAAAGTTTTTTCTGATACTGCTCAAGATTATGATAGTGACAATATTATAAAAGAATGTACTAAAAGGATAGAACAAAATAAAATAGTATTTTATACAATGGGTGGTTATTCTGGACATGGAAAATATATTGCTGAACAACTTTCGAAATTGCGAGATGATTTAGATATAGTTTGGATTATTGATGATTTAAAAATTCTTAAGGATCCTGCATTACATATACCCAAAGGTATCAGATATGTATATTTAAGAAATAGAAAGCAATATATTTATCAGATGGAAACAGCTAAGATATGGATATATGATGATATGATTCCATTATACATTCATAAGCGACCAGGACAAATATATGTGCAAGTTAAACATTGGCCCAGTATCACCTTAAAAACCTTTGGATTTGACTTAACAACATTTCGTAATGAAGAAGGAGAAATTGCAGTTTGTAAGCACAATTCAGCAATGATTGATTATATTCTTACAGGTAGTAAGTTTGATACAGACACTTGCAGAAGTGGATTTGGATTTCAAGGAGAGGTTGTTCAAGTTGGTTCACCACGATCTGATATTATTTTTTATGAAATTACACACAAGCAGAAAATATGCAGATATTATGATTTAGATAATGAAAAAAAAATCTTGTTGTATGCGCCGACATTTCGCTGTAAACAAGGTGTTTATTATAAACCTGATGTTTATGAAACTAATATTGATTATGAATTACTGTTAAAAAAACTTAGTGGCAGATTTTTTGGTGATTGGAGAATTCTTTTAAGATTACATCCTGTAGTTTCCGAAGCAAGTAAAAACATAAAACAACCGGATTATGTAATTGACGCCAGTAATTATCATGACAGCCAGGAACTTGTTGCAGCAGCAGATATCATGATTACAGACTATTCAAGTATAATGTTTGAACCTGCTTTCGTAAGGAAACCAGTGTTTTTATTTGCACCGGATCGCAAGGAATATATCAATGGTGAACGAAAGCTATTAATAGACTATGATACTTTACCATTTCCCATTGCTGAATCAAATGAGGAACTGGCACATAATATTGAAAATTTTGATCAAGAAGAGTATGTAAATAAGGTTGATAAGTTTATGGAAAAATATGGGGTTCATGAAGACGGACACGCCAGCGAACGTGCTGCAAAATTTATTTCGGACTTACTTGATGATAAAAGGAGCTAG
- a CDS encoding glycosyltransferase family 2 protein, whose translation MAELISVIVPIYNVEPYLRQCIESIINQTYRNIEIILVDDGSTDKCGDICDEYAAKDQRIKVIHKKNGGQDSARKEGMKIAQGVYIGYVDGDDWIEPEMYESLYKLAKKSGALIVESGVIDTYTNKAVLRKPFYTPGFYSGKKFQDTIPTIIHTGNFFKHGIFPYLVTKLFYKDCIFKYQMMSEESNNLVDDVMCVFPCVINTQSIYITDECFYHYRIRNSSTKRSLRNDVADIIKANYSNWLKRFNAVGYEKSIQSQLNFFIMYLLASKAIYIFDLNQSDLCLIPYGGIKKSSKIVLYGAGAVGIQLYNYISNSDCCSIVYWADKNYSSFSDLDVKSPENIINIDFDYLIIAIFNRDAYISAKKSLISMGINENKIRWIDEKYLNNPKLLLEQCNLFNDSKI comes from the coding sequence ATGGCTGAATTAATAAGTGTAATAGTGCCTATATATAATGTAGAACCATATTTACGTCAGTGTATTGAAAGTATTATAAATCAGACATACAGAAATATTGAGATAATATTAGTTGATGATGGTTCTACGGATAAATGCGGTGACATATGTGATGAATATGCGGCAAAAGACCAGCGAATAAAAGTAATTCATAAGAAGAATGGTGGTCAGGACAGTGCAAGAAAAGAAGGAATGAAAATTGCCCAAGGGGTATATATTGGATATGTAGATGGAGATGATTGGATCGAACCAGAGATGTATGAATCCTTATATAAACTTGCTAAGAAGTCAGGAGCTTTAATTGTTGAATCAGGTGTAATAGATACTTATACAAACAAAGCAGTTTTACGAAAACCATTTTATACACCTGGATTTTATTCTGGCAAAAAGTTTCAGGATACTATCCCCACAATTATTCATACTGGTAATTTTTTTAAACACGGTATTTTTCCATATCTAGTTACAAAACTTTTTTATAAAGATTGCATATTTAAATATCAGATGATGTCTGAAGAAAGCAATAATCTTGTTGATGATGTTATGTGTGTGTTTCCTTGTGTTATTAATACCCAATCAATATATATTACCGATGAATGCTTTTATCATTATAGAATACGTAATTCTTCAACTAAACGATCATTAAGAAATGACGTAGCTGATATTATAAAAGCCAATTATTCTAATTGGTTAAAAAGATTTAATGCAGTTGGCTATGAGAAAAGCATTCAGAGCCAGTTGAACTTTTTTATAATGTATTTACTAGCATCTAAAGCTATATACATATTTGATTTAAATCAATCAGACTTGTGCCTTATACCATATGGTGGAATAAAAAAAAGTTCAAAAATTGTTCTATATGGAGCTGGTGCCGTTGGTATACAACTTTATAACTATATATCAAATAGTGATTGCTGTAGTATAGTTTACTGGGCTGATAAAAATTATTCTTCTTTTAGCGATTTGGATGTAAAAAGTCCAGAAAATATAATTAATATTGATTTTGATTATTTAATTATTGCTATCTTTAATAGGGATGCATATATAAGTGCAAAAAAGAGTTTAATTTCAATGGGGATAAATGAAAATAAGATACGTTGGATTGACGAAAAATATTTAAATAATCCGAAGTTACTATTAGAGCAATGTAATTTATTCAATGATAGTAAAATTTGA
- a CDS encoding glycosyltransferase family 2 protein, whose product MICSIIVPLYKGNKYIKKIIEIAQHWTSLDDKLKPEIIFVNDFPVQPIVLPQWKNKYNIFIKVIENQHNMGIHHSRIVGLEHAIGDYIVFLDQDDLLNENYLISQLQHLKDGEAVICNGLYRNGEKIFSASNPMKKEYSFKEYLYCGYPLVSLGQLLIKRNTIPKEWLNNIMIYNGWDDHFLWALMMAHNVKVNINEEILYVHEEDGSNASFNWKQMSLSGQNFRDIFLRLNLMNDIEERQFRKMIDSKIQKYEEYNELSTLFQNVLQEKLENYFYLNNIREIAIYGFGVYGKQFYQMLKNTNIEVLYCIDKRNDVKKANIPVISLNKNMLRVDAIVVSTISSFDEIKKAIKEYCPFKVISLFDILKEVNQIY is encoded by the coding sequence ATGATATGTAGTATAATTGTTCCATTATATAAGGGAAATAAATATATAAAGAAAATTATTGAGATTGCACAGCATTGGACCAGTTTAGATGATAAGCTTAAACCAGAAATAATTTTTGTGAACGACTTTCCTGTACAGCCTATAGTATTACCACAATGGAAAAATAAATATAATATATTCATTAAAGTAATAGAAAATCAACATAATATGGGAATTCATCATTCTCGAATCGTTGGTTTAGAACATGCAATTGGTGATTACATTGTTTTCTTAGATCAAGATGACTTATTAAATGAGAATTATTTGATTAGCCAGTTACAACATTTAAAAGATGGAGAGGCAGTAATTTGTAATGGTTTGTATAGAAATGGGGAGAAAATTTTTTCTGCATCTAACCCTATGAAAAAAGAATATTCTTTTAAAGAATATTTGTATTGCGGGTATCCCCTTGTTTCATTAGGTCAGCTCTTAATCAAAAGAAATACCATTCCTAAAGAATGGCTTAATAATATAATGATATATAACGGTTGGGATGATCACTTTTTATGGGCACTTATGATGGCACATAATGTAAAGGTTAATATTAATGAAGAGATATTGTATGTACATGAGGAAGATGGGAGTAATGCATCTTTTAATTGGAAACAAATGAGTTTGTCAGGTCAAAATTTTCGAGATATATTTTTGAGGCTGAACTTAATGAATGATATTGAGGAAAGACAATTCAGAAAAATGATTGATTCTAAAATTCAGAAATATGAAGAATACAACGAGTTGTCAACTCTGTTTCAGAATGTTTTGCAGGAGAAATTAGAAAATTATTTTTATTTAAATAATATTCGAGAAATTGCCATATATGGATTTGGTGTTTATGGTAAACAATTTTATCAGATGTTGAAAAATACAAACATTGAGGTTTTATATTGCATAGACAAAAGAAATGATGTTAAAAAGGCTAATATTCCCGTAATTTCACTTAATAAAAATATGCTAAGAGTTGATGCTATTGTAGTATCGACAATAAGTTCTTTTGATGAAATTAAAAAAGCTATAAAAGAATATTGTCCGTTTAAAGTAATCTCATTATTTGATATTTTAAAAGAAGTAAATCAAATATATTAA